ttattatattaatattggtgCGAACATAATCTCTCATAGTACACTTGTGTGGAGGTCTTTTCTCCTTTTTCTTGTCTcagttgataatttttaatttttcatgcTATAAGTAATCCTGTCGTCGTACagaattgtaaaaaatgacttatataaaataggcgaataaaaatgtataacagttaaataatgtagaaaaaaatttaaagagcaaaatatgtgttatatattttggacTAGGGATGAGAGCTGTTCTGTTTTCTGTGATATGAATTTGCTCGgccttgaaataaaatcaataaagcgTAGATAATAGATATGATGTATTAAAGGTTATAAATGTGAAAGATGAactctatttttttatgtatttatataatatatatatatatatatatatatatatatattcatgtaaTTAGGCTTCCTACACACAAACATAcctattataatgtattctCTAGTTTCTACTTTGACTTCAAAATGATCAGAATTGTGAATAAAGTGAGAATTCCCCGCGGTCTCAGAATTTTGGACAAACTTTTATTCGAATTTCCAGTTTAAGCGAGACTACAGCCATTCTACATCCTTCGAATTTGGCTGGAAATTCGTCAATGGACAAAGGACTGCCAACTTTGTTCTTGATGCGACTTATTTGCTGTAAGCACATTCGAACTGGCGAGAtttgaaatgtatgaaaaCCGATATTGAAATTCTCGTTCACAGAAAATGTCTATCGGAGTTTATCTTATATGTAAATGaactttttatcaatatatacaaaaggTCAAGGACAAGAGGTCGTTGGCAGTGTCTTAGTTATTAAATCTGAAGTTATTTGATATGCTTATAAAAATGACGTTCAAATACTaaaatctgttattttttatgaaacaagcttttaaaaaaaataaagtttttatgaattgtaattttcaaatgttcatacaaaaatgtatacgtatttataaattgaaattcttCGCCTTCTCTACCTAACAAGCGTTGGGGTGACCTTGAACCTTAACTTTGGGTGCTTTATGAAGTTGTTACCAAAAGTATGACAGTAAAGTGCAGTAAAATCTTTACTTAAAGAGGTGACCTTATCAGGTAAAATTATAGTCAATCAGTAtccagtttatatatttacagtaaacaacaatttattttggtaTTGTGTATAGAGCTTGTGATCCAAGTAACTGGAGTAAAAGGTGCGAGTGAAGTCGTCGCATGATATAATGTTCTTGTTACatatacgtttatatatatacaaaaaaattaaaaaaaggaaaagcaaataatgtctgaaaagaattttaatcaaGTGAAAAAGTTTACAACAATAATGAGAGACAAATCAAGTTCCTACATTGACAAAGGGCattgttatgaatatttacaCATGATTTCATAATTTACAAGATCTGATCATTGCTCTTTTCAGCTGATTTGAAGCTCATGTATTAACATGTTTacaaatctattataatacagTCTTGTCTCCGGGATTTAATTAATCTGAAAAgcatttgtttatttccttgtaatacatagatataatataacaatataatgtgaacttgctaaaattatttcagctactttattttgtaataattaaaattgaaagtaattattaattgctcCCATCCTTAAGCTTCGcttgtacatatattgtttaaattcgACGATGGCAACGTTGTGGAAATCtcttcatatatgtatttatgtagattaaaaaatgCATAATATGTGAATGtaacagaattaaatttagtgatatgtatttgtaataaaactagtCAGTTTACTAAGGTTCGGTTACTGGAATCAATAAGTAGATGATCCAATATGCCCTTTTATTACTGAGCTTGTTGCACCCTTTTGATTCCgacaaacttttattattcttaaattaaatgtttcctacttttaagatatattttcctCCTTTTTCTTATATGATACGCTCCGATCAAATTATAAACGAGTTTAGCAGTCAGTTATTAGACTTCAACATTgctaacttataatttgaaagataaaaatgccaaaaaattaatatccctACATtcattgcatttttattaaaagaaataaaaagtgtaACGTTAGAAAGTCTAAATATCTGTTCATCTTTTCATGTAAtgtaaatttgatataaagaaaGGTCTGaattcattttctttatttgctCTGGTACAGTCTGATGTTATAGAAACAGTGATTTATAGTTAGTAAATCGCTCTGACACGTTTTGTTATTCTAAACAATACATAACAGTGGTTGAATTTCTCTTACAAGTCGTAAGATAATTCTAGAAACAAGAGACGTCTTACTCTCTTAGAACAGATACTGTTCTTCGTGCAATTTTCGTCGCATAACTCTAGTTAGATTCCGTCGGATTGCTtccaattatatttcatattttccgAACGAGGTAGGTGGAATCAGTGACTAATATTTTGGAATGTCTTtagtgtatataataatagcaatGTTTAAGGTATGCGtaagttttaaacattaatgtgATCGGAAGCTGCTCTGAGGTATCAAAACgcgtaaaattttgttgagcAAAAATTGACTagcgaataatattttttttgcttaagaTGCTACATTATACTGCGCCATGAacattctataataaatattatagtttatacagtagtatataatatatgtacctgtgagagacttaaaaaaataattactattattttctgaaaagcaaaaaagttattttgtaaaaatatgtcaaataaagaatattcaagggtcaataaattatttttttaatcatcttCACATATACATGATATGCTTCtttcttcaatattattttgcaatatattttattacaaaaacggCTTTTTATTATAGCTTAGAAAGTTCCGGTAAGCGGACCAGCTAACATGATTATAAACACATAAAAGAAATAGCAAATACTAGTTACAATAATCTAGAGAACGAAGCAAAAATGTTGCCGACAAAGGGTTTTATCACTTAATGGACCTGCTAACTAAGGCGacgtctttttttttctttcttatttatttctcaaatCTAGTTAAACTATATATCTGAAAATACACTCAGATACATTAGCACATACAGAGAATGCTACAAATGACTTGTAACTCATTTAGGTTCTTACAACAGGTTAAAAGGTAAACATTAGTAGTAACTAGCGatgttaaagatatttaatgtcTTCAAATAGTCTTAATTACCCCTCGACGCTGCAAACATTTCTCAAAGGATATTTCTATATACCGTGAATCGTGGTTAATTCATTTTGTAAAGCTGGAAGTTCTAACTAATAATGCTATCTATAAGTCAACTAATTGGATTAGTGCTCCTTGTGCCGTTTCTgggaaatttgtattttatgcaGTCATTCAACATATGAtacgcaataaaaatatattaatataaggtaCAAAATATTgcctttgttattattatataacgacATATCGTTTAAATAAGATTgactagttttaataattggtAGAAAAATTGATCgtgacattttttaatacattactattcaatattatgaaaacgttatattgtaaataaaaagagcTTTTcatgtgtaaaataaattagaaaaaatatgatttggtagaaaaaacaagaaaaatttaattttacttccaTGGATCAAGAagcaatcaatatatatttgaattaattattatttcaacatttttgtatatgtcATGTGTTGTACATTTATTCCATCAGATAACTCttgacaatgaaataaatcaaatttaagcATTTTAAGGTTTCAAATGGCTTTGAAACAAAGCAATTACCATCTCGTTACAGACGGTAGAGCTGCTGGTGCTTACTGTTGTTTTGAACTAATAACCACTTCGTTTACTGGATAACTCTCGAATCACGAACCAAATTAAGCTTTAACACCTTTGGAGCACTTCAACTTTTAGTTCTTGTACAACTTCGGAAATAGTCAACtttaaaaccaattaaaattaaacagtgTTATTGCAATATATAATGTGATAATCAATTACAAACATATTGAGACGTCGAAATAAAACGGCGGTGTTGTGACAGCAAGAGTATAATAATTAGACATTATTTTCCTAATAATTCTTGGTGTTTAcgaaaataactaaattaatttaccaaataatttattggcgtttttaacaaaaaatatcattacaaCTAATCGTCACGTCGTCCCGTTCGCACTTTTAAAGGGCCTCGGAGATACTAAGTATGCTAATAAAAGCAACTGCTGATGCCGACGACGCCTATATGATTTGGTAATATATGTCTCTTGGGCAACGTCTGGGTACTTAGCATCTGGTACCCCGACATCGATGCCGTCACGTTTAAACGGGATTGGCCCTATCAGAATGCCTCTCGGCCGTCTTCTAGAATATCAATCACTTAGAGAAGGAGGCAAGTCTACCCTTACTCCTCAATGACAACCACATCTACTAGTAAATGCTGAACATTCATTATGAGCAACAATTAATGACTGCAATGATGTTATTGTGATGTTTCCTCGAGTTCAATAGACCTGAATACACCTGAAATACAGAATATCAATTACGGCAATGATTTTATTGACAATACCTTGCCCGTGTAGCAGACTCACgcgataatattattaaaatttggaGTACTAGCGTGCGTCTCCGGGTTTTTGATTTGAAATATGGTTGCTGCGCTAACACAACCTACATTCCAGGATCTAATGGAATAGAATCCCAGGGCCACgagcttttatatatataatgttaaatgcTTTATATCGCaacaagtttttttaactgaaacctttattttcatatctttaGTCACAAGAACGcagttattttctttatcataatttggaaaatgttttatcaataatttaattaatattattttccatttcattttatttccgtCTGTAATTTTTCCACTAAGCCCAGGGcttgttgaatatttatgaagaaagttatttaattttgcagTTACTTCAATTAAACGCAGTATAAGTCATACAAaaggtttttgtttaaagCGAACCGCACATTGCACACGCTCCGTTTAGCAGGAAGCGGGCTAGGCTCCTATCCATATTCATGATATTTAGTTACTTTAAACTAGTACTTTGAATAAATTCTCTTTTAACTAATGCAGACACCAACAGGGAAATATGcatactgtatttatatgaatttaattcttCAAAACACAGGTAACAAAGTATTCTTGTAGCACAACACCTATGTAATGGATTTTCGAAGATCGCgttataagtttatatgtatcttcgatattaacattattttgttaattgaactatagattatttaaaattctacatcacaatattagataaatatgtttaataacataatccaaaacaaaatattactttatttgttcACTGTGGACtgagattaaaattaacaaggaatacaagaattatttttccattataGACAAGAGACTTTAGAGGTCTGTTAAGAATctcattatttacaatcacCATCTATAACCTTACCATTTCTTAACATCACAGTTATCTTGATGACAAGCGAGAGGCAAGAAAGACGACAATATGAAGTGATAGCTTCATACGAGCAAGATTCTGAACatataatacaacaaataaaaatagtttcagcatttatctttaaaaggAGCCTTAGAAATTAATACTTAGTATTACTGTAACAAGTAAAGCTACTTTGTTTTAGTTTAgctaattttaacaaaatcatttaaaaaataagagtAGACACTAATTAGAGCGATACAGACTTTAACAAtagataattttcttttactatAAAAGTCCAACATTTCTCAACCCATAATTGTACTTACCTTCTACTTCGTGCCCTTAAGTAAAGTCCTTCATACTTACTTTTTTCATCAACCTGACTTCACACAGTACCGAAAAATTTACGTACACGACAATCCCATGGAAACTAAACCCTCAAGTTCAAATTGATGTATGCTCTCTTAATGGAAGATGCTCTTTGCAAATATTTGACACGCTGACgttgtcatatttttatcatctgATCTTCTTAAGGGTGAGATATAATTACAATCAGGAGCCAGTAAGTGATTAGAAGTAGATATTCTCTATCcaaaatgttacattattatttctcaAGGATAGCAACGCATTTGTtacatatacttaaatatgcAAGTACTTATCGTTAGGGTCCTGCCGACGTTTTAACGGATAACGACAACAAAATGTTTGAAAGAAATCAAAGTacagacattaataaaatcaaaaagacaaataaaacaatcatcTCAATACTGAGAACttaaaattagaaaagaaattaaatataaaaatcctaagcatataaaaaataggagaatgaaaacaaaaaaaataatttgattttaaattagatcATAAGCAAAACAGTGTCATTGATAACTGAGTAGGTCAACGTAGAAGATTTTGTAATGACCGCTTGAGATACTCGGTTTTCCATTATTTTAGTTTGGTCCATCACTTCTAGCGGTCAAACAAGAATGGCGTCTATGACAATACAAAATCTCAGCCCAAATATTCTTCAAATGGAATATGCTATTCAAGGACCAGTGGTAGCAAGGGCTGGTGAAATTGAAGAAGAGTTAAAAAAGGTAATACAATTTTctaaatgtacttatatattataaattgagcAATGTTTGTGATAGAAACATCGTTATCTAAGTGACTCTTTTAGAATTATTCactgcaaataaattatatgaaattagcTGAGggagtttttaatttctagGGAGTAAAGAAGCCgttcaaaaatgttattagagCTAACATCGGAGACGCACAAGCTATGGGTCAGCCCCCGATAACATTCATAAGACAGGTGAGAGGGAAATGACAAGcctcaaaatatgtttatattattgataaatgctATCTAATATGAAACATATCTGTATTGTCAATATATGTTGGGAATACTTACACTTTCAGATGATAGCTTGCATAGCATACCCTAAGCTTATAGAAGAAGGAAATTTTCCCGAAGATGTTAGAAAAAGGGCAAAGGAATTCCTACAAGGATGCAGGTACAAGCaaatgtgttaatattttattgattaccAACTTAcatcttgttttttatatcgCGTATTAAAAGTGAATCCCCGAAACAATTAACCTTTAGCcagttcaattaaatttaaagggtCAATGTGATATGCCTTTATATTAGTGGTGCTCTCGGATCAGCcacttatgaaaataattatttatatgcatcGCGACCTCATTATACAGTGTTTTGCTGACTGCAATCTGTTATTCTTTAaagtttatgaaattttatttgcgtTTTGTGATTTAATCAAATCCTTATTGTTGTATGAAAATTACAACTGTAGGTACTTCATTTAATAAGAGCGTGTATGTGAAAGTTTCTTTTTTCATGGTGTTGTATacattatctataataatattgtcacaatgatttttgaattaatcaaATGATTAAATTGTGTGCTAGCGTTTGTTTTTGTGCTATCGTGAAACAATCCTGTCATAAAGATTAACAATTCAGTTCCTAACATTCATCGCCCTTATGAATGGTGGCGGATGAAGTCTACTCGAAAAGactttacatttacatttccATGTCTCGTCTAAtatcatgtaaatatatttcataagtaAGTTAATTATACAGCGGAGGCACTATTGGTTCGTACTCTATACCGCATGGTTTGGGCCACATTCGTCGTCGTGTCGCCGAGTATATCGAGATCCGTGATGGTGTACCAGCTGATTGGAAGAACGTCTACCTCTCAGCCGGGGCTACTGTCGCCATACAGTACTGTTTACAGTTATTTAGCGATCGCAGTAACGGAAGAAAAAATggtgattattttttctatctacatcaaactaatttttttccgatgtttaatttttttaatttcaaaagtatATGTTTAAACTTGAGCTGCCCCTAGTGTATTAATACAATGCCATTTCAGGTATACTGACCCCGGTTCCCACCTATCCATTTTATTCGGCATGTTACTCAATATTCGGCATCAATCTAGTAGGTTATTATTTGGATGAAGACTCAAACTGGGACACGAAAATTGAGGAACTGGAGCGAAGCCTTGTTGAGGCTCAAAATACTTGTAATGTGAGAGCACTTCTAGTCATCAATCCTGGGAATCCAACTGGACAGGTTCGCGTGGAAGCCTTCTTTGATTGAGCTttatctgtctgtttgtttttgtaatgtttttatttctaatcaCACCCCATAGGTTTTAAGCCGTAAGAACATCGAGGAAATTATCAAATTTGCATACAAGCATAATCTGTTTATTATAGCCGATGAAGTCTCTCAAGATAACGTGTATAGCGGAGGCAAACGATTCTATTCTTTCAGAAaggtatgtttttaattagtgTCGCTAATATTAAACCTgcatataatgattttaaattattggtaGACGATAGCGGGcttcacaatattttaaattgttagccATTAAAGGAGTTTCATCTTCAGagatttgataatttatttaatcaaaaatgtaTCGCCATTTTGAGatcatattataatcattCATATTTCAAAATCGTTTTCAACCAACGATAGGTGATGATAGAGTTGGGTGCCCCGTACTCGTCTATAGAGTTGGTGTCCTTCACATCGGTAAGTAAAGGCTACATGGGTGAGAGTGGGTTGCGAGGAGGCTGGCTGGAACTCAACAACATTCAACCGGATGTGCAAGCACagctttttaaatacatatctgCCATGGGAACGCCGAATGTCATCGGACAGGCTGTTATCGATTGCGTGGTTAGTGAAGTTTAATACATGTAGTATTTTATGTGTTaccaaaatctatttatttaaaaagcgaATCGTTCAATCGCCAGGTAAAACCGCCATCTCCAGGCGAGCCTTCTTACGACTTATGGCTGAGAGAAAAGACAGCTGTGCTTGAATCTCTGAATGCGCGCGCTCGTTTGGTATCCGAGAGCCTTAATGCCATTGAAGGCTACAAATGTAATGTTGTGCAGGTGACTAACTTGAATTTATAtaggttaaattttttataaatttatttaatgtaaggtAGAGTTGTTAAGAGATTGTTGTAGCTCGTCGGGGTTTGACTTTCCTGCTTATGGCTTGCAAGAAGAAAATATGTTCAAGgttgaaaaatatcatatgtttatagaatattagaacttattgaaaaaaaagaaaca
This Danaus plexippus chromosome Z, MEX_DaPlex, whole genome shotgun sequence DNA region includes the following protein-coding sequences:
- the LOC116777144 gene encoding alanine aminotransferase 2-like; translated protein: MASMTIQNLSPNILQMEYAIQGPVVARAGEIEEELKKGVKKPFKNVIRANIGDAQAMGQPPITFIRQMIACIAYPKLIEEGNFPEDVRKRAKEFLQGCSGGTIGSYSIPHGLGHIRRRVAEYIEIRDGVPADWKNVYLSAGATVAIQYCLQLFSDRSNGRKNGILTPVPTYPFYSACYSIFGINLVGYYLDEDSNWDTKIEELERSLVEAQNTCNVRALLVINPGNPTGQVLSRKNIEEIIKFAYKHNLFIIADEVSQDNVYSGGKRFYSFRKVMIELGAPYSSIELVSFTSVSKGYMGESGLRGGWLELNNIQPDVQAQLFKYISAMGTPNVIGQAVIDCVVKPPSPGEPSYDLWLREKTAVLESLNARARLVSESLNAIEGYKCNVVQGALYAFPRINLPPKAIAAAEEANQLPDVFYAYRLLEETGICVVPGSGFGQVPGTYHYRTTILPEYDQLRTILETIRTFHQRFIAQYT